CCTGCTCTGCTCTGCCTTGCACCGTCTTCTCTCCGTTTGAATGCACGAGAGCCGACATGGAGATCAACGGGAGTTGTAGTGGTGGTAGTAGTACGGGCAGGAGGCTGAAGCAGCGACTGGCTCGCATGTTCCTCCGCTCCTCCTGCAACACTTCCACCTCCGCCGCCTCGGCCGGAGCAGAGCCGGTCTTCGAGGTGGAACACCGCGACCATGGCCTCGGTCGTCGTTCGCTTTCTTTCGCTGTGCCTGGCGATCACCGTCGGCACACAGCGGTTGCTGTTGCGCTGCCGCGGTCAGTGGATTGCAGCGGGTGTAAACCATCCCACCAATCTGCATCCTTGATGGCAAAGAATGACAAGTGGAAGGATTCCAAGGGAAGAAAGAAGGAGAATCCTGCTTCTCCCTCCTCGCCACGGAAGAGTTCTTACTACTATCATTGCATCGACAAGGCCATGGGAGAAAGGAAGGAGatcaagaggaagaaaaagaagagacttTTGTCCAACGGCTACGGATTCAGCAGCTCCTCGTCGACTGAAAGCGATCAAGTAGACGGATTCTTCAGCAGCGAAGAGCGCGAAGGAAAGGAAGAGGAGGCCGAGGCGTTCTTTTCATCGAGGAGCTTCTCCTCTGACTCCTGCGACTTCTACCAGAGGCCGACGtccaataagaagaagaagaagaagaagaacaacaacaacaacaagaagaaagaacCCGAGCGTCCTCCACGACGACGCCGCGGCGGCGGTAGGAAGTACGAACCTTGGGGAGTGTGCAAGGGGCTTCAACCCCTGGTCTCCGTCCGATCTCCCGCAGCCAAGAACGGCGTCGCGGTGGTGAAGCGATCGAGGGATCCTTACACCGACTTCCGGAGCTCGATGGCGGAGATGATCACGGAGAGGCAAATCTTCGAAGCCGAAGACTTAGAGAACTTGCTGCAATCCTATCTCTGTCTCAACTCCCCTCACCTCCATCTTGTCATCCTGCAGGCCTTCTCTGATATCTGGGTTGTTCTTTTTGGCCGCTAAGTGGTTTGTTGCAGTGTTTTCTCTTTAGTGTTAGCTTGTGATGCAATCTTTGATCGTGTTTAACGAGTTCTCTCACGATGGATTCACTCTGTCGGGCTTCCTTTGTCTTCCTGTTCTTCCCCTGTTGCATGCTTGATCTCCATGGAAAGGTTCAAAGATTACTTGTCACTGGAGGTTCCGAGTGCATCGATATGGTTTGGGATTTGTGCTGGTGTTGATTCTCTTCTGCTTTTTTCTGAGAACAAAGGGAACCGACAGCCGAGGAGTCTGCAAGCTTGAGGAATCAGTTCTGGTCAAATAAAGTAAGATCAAATGGATGTTTGCCTGATAAAAACATGCatacatatgaagcatttctctTCATATGGATGCAAGAGAGATTCT
This Musa acuminata AAA Group cultivar baxijiao chromosome BXJ1-2, Cavendish_Baxijiao_AAA, whole genome shotgun sequence DNA region includes the following protein-coding sequences:
- the LOC135613378 gene encoding transcription repressor OFP7-like codes for the protein MEINGSCSGGSSTGRRLKQRLARMFLRSSCNTSTSAASAGAEPVFEVEHRDHGLGRRSLSFAVPGDHRRHTAVAVALPRSVDCSGCKPSHQSASLMAKNDKWKDSKGRKKENPASPSSPRKSSYYYHCIDKAMGERKEIKRKKKKRLLSNGYGFSSSSSTESDQVDGFFSSEEREGKEEEAEAFFSSRSFSSDSCDFYQRPTSNKKKKKKKNNNNNKKKEPERPPRRRRGGGRKYEPWGVCKGLQPLVSVRSPAAKNGVAVVKRSRDPYTDFRSSMAEMITERQIFEAEDLENLLQSYLCLNSPHLHLVILQAFSDIWVVLFGR